Proteins encoded within one genomic window of Deinococcus depolymerans:
- a CDS encoding ABC transporter substrate-binding protein — MKRALLLLGLLATSASAQRTVTIGLGYNPDVQFTPFYVADRLGYFGAEGLKVTYQHGYVSQLLPLLLQGKLDFVVGDPEDAIFARNQGADVRYVMTMYQKNPVTVFSLSPLTGAASLKGKSVGIPGPFGSSYHAIQALLDSADLTEGRDVRLNSIGFTQVDAVRAGRVDAAVGYSNNDVLQLARTGGKRVYTLDISGAYPMVGVGLIGTGKSLSGDLAKKVVRASQRGLKFTVADPARAFKVAQPVFGASGSLDVLKASTPLMTGPYSRANGIGSMDPAAWTKAVAALVKQGKLPAGAKATDYYTNAFISRTLK; from the coding sequence ATGAAACGCGCTTTGCTCCTGCTGGGCCTGCTGGCGACCTCCGCGTCCGCGCAGCGCACCGTGACCATCGGCCTGGGGTACAACCCGGACGTGCAGTTCACCCCGTTCTACGTGGCCGACAGGCTCGGGTACTTCGGGGCAGAGGGCCTGAAGGTCACCTACCAGCACGGGTACGTGTCGCAGCTGCTGCCTCTGCTGCTGCAGGGCAAACTGGATTTCGTGGTGGGTGATCCCGAGGACGCCATCTTCGCCCGGAACCAGGGCGCGGACGTGCGGTACGTGATGACCATGTACCAGAAGAACCCGGTCACGGTGTTCAGCCTCTCGCCCCTGACAGGCGCGGCCAGCCTGAAAGGGAAATCGGTGGGCATCCCGGGACCGTTCGGCAGTTCGTACCACGCCATTCAGGCGCTGCTGGACAGCGCGGACCTGACCGAGGGCCGGGACGTGCGCCTGAACTCCATCGGGTTCACGCAGGTGGACGCCGTGCGCGCCGGGCGGGTGGACGCCGCCGTGGGGTACTCGAACAACGACGTGCTGCAACTCGCCCGCACGGGCGGCAAGCGCGTGTACACGCTGGACATCAGCGGCGCGTACCCGATGGTCGGCGTGGGACTCATCGGCACCGGCAAGAGCCTGAGCGGCGACCTGGCGAAGAAGGTCGTGCGGGCCAGTCAGCGCGGCCTGAAATTCACGGTCGCGGACCCCGCCCGCGCGTTCAAGGTGGCGCAGCCGGTGTTCGGCGCGAGCGGCAGCCTGGACGTCCTGAAGGCCAGCACGCCCCTGATGACCGGGCCGTACAGCCGCGCCAACGGCATCGGGTCCATGGACCCCGCCGCGTGGACGAAAGCCGTCGCGGCCCTCGTGAAGCAGGGCAAACTGCCAGCCGGGGCGAAAGCCACTGACTACTACACGAACGCGTTCATCAGCCGGACGCTGAAGTAA
- a CDS encoding carbohydrate kinase — MPLTDTESALLALIRETPLATPEELARRLGSTRASVNVHVRNLVRKGALLGRGYLLPAESGPGRVVVVGGANVDVKARTLAAAVPGTSNPGVTAQAPGGVARNVAENLARLGVPASLVSVVGRDALGDWLLRETEAAGVDVRAVLRAPDVTTGTYTAVLDASGELLVAVAAMAAVEALTPAALQERRGVLRGAAWVVADGNLPEASLAHLLSLAAEAGAAVVFEPVSVPKAARLRSALAAGLVPQAVTPNVPELGALLGRNVPDESGALRAAAAELHAQGVRLVWVRRGAAGSLLSGPEGVTELPALPAEVRDVTGAGDAMLAAFLAALASGLPPAEAARHGHAAAAITVESDHAVSPLLTPTSIQVRLGVGSEL; from the coding sequence ATGCCCCTGACCGACACCGAATCCGCCCTCCTCGCCCTGATCCGCGAGACGCCCCTGGCAACGCCGGAGGAACTGGCGCGCCGCCTGGGGTCCACACGGGCGTCCGTGAACGTGCATGTGCGCAATCTGGTCCGCAAGGGCGCGCTGCTGGGCCGGGGCTACCTGCTGCCAGCGGAGTCCGGCCCAGGTCGCGTGGTGGTGGTGGGCGGCGCGAACGTGGACGTGAAGGCCCGCACGCTGGCGGCGGCGGTGCCGGGGACGAGCAATCCGGGTGTGACGGCGCAGGCGCCGGGTGGCGTGGCGCGGAACGTCGCGGAGAACCTGGCGCGGCTGGGCGTGCCGGCGTCGCTGGTGAGCGTGGTGGGCCGGGACGCGCTGGGCGACTGGCTGCTGCGGGAGACGGAGGCGGCGGGCGTGGACGTGCGGGCGGTGCTGCGCGCGCCGGACGTGACGACGGGAACGTACACGGCGGTGCTGGACGCGAGTGGGGAGTTGCTGGTGGCGGTGGCGGCGATGGCGGCGGTGGAGGCCCTGACCCCGGCGGCGTTGCAGGAGCGGCGTGGGGTGCTGCGGGGCGCGGCGTGGGTGGTGGCGGACGGGAACCTGCCGGAGGCGTCGCTGGCGCACCTGCTGTCCCTGGCGGCCGAGGCGGGTGCGGCGGTGGTGTTCGAGCCGGTGAGCGTGCCGAAGGCGGCGCGACTGCGTTCGGCGCTGGCGGCGGGGCTGGTGCCGCAGGCGGTGACGCCGAACGTGCCGGAACTGGGCGCCCTGCTGGGCCGGAACGTGCCGGACGAGTCGGGGGCGCTGCGGGCAGCGGCGGCTGAACTGCACGCGCAGGGGGTGCGGCTGGTGTGGGTACGGCGGGGCGCGGCGGGCAGCCTGCTGAGTGGCCCGGAAGGCGTGACGGAACTGCCCGCCCTGCCCGCCGAGGTGCGGGACGTGACCGGCGCGGGCGACGCGATGCTCGCGGCGTTCTTGGCGGCGCTCGCGTCGGGCCTGCCGCCCGCAGAGGCGGCGCGGCATGGTCACGCGGCGGCGGCGATCACCGTCGAGAGTGATCACGCGGTGTCGCCGCTGCTGACGCCCACCTCGATTCAGGTGCGGCTCGGGGTGGGCTCTGAGCTCTGA
- a CDS encoding S9 family peptidase, whose amino-acid sequence MTQPTASSGAARPGPESLLSLVFPSDPQVSPDGTRAAFVLTRIEEDDPHKPDAAFAKPRYKSQIWLADAQGTRVLTRGEGRDATPRWSPDGQTLAFTRRVGEGAQLHLLPLSGGEAQVVTRFRNGVSDLQWSPDGQYLAFTSAADDEDKRDERGEARIITKPRYRFNGRDWLPETPARLYRLHVPSGDLHEWHAPEVELGGVTWLPDSSGVLFIAATDELSGAHWQQEVWHLPLHGTLRQVTRWASAVNAVIPHPDGQHFALVGRPAGQGNTEHTHLYLLPLTGDAAPVRLDAGHDHPVGNGVGGDCHVGAMPEKPAWLDDRTLLFSATVRGSCGLFTATLAADGQSGTVQAHTHDPQGVIPAFTARGGGLALIRERADRFPEVILNGQPVTDLHANLPFPARTPVRVPFPTELGEGEGWIILPDGTHPVPAILSIHGGPHTDYGHAFTHEFQLYAARGQAVCYSNPRGSLGYGQAWVDAIHGRWGTVDADDLLTFFDACLDTHPRLDRTRTAVMGGSYGGFMTNWLTAHTTRFHAAITDRSICNLLSFGGTSDIGLRFWDDELGLNFHRRADALKLWDMSPLQYVENVKTPTLIVHSVLDHRCPIEQAEQWYAALTLHGVPVRFVRFPGEDHELNRSGRPDRRLTRLTEYLNWLDHYLVPSTAPAETVTA is encoded by the coding sequence ATGACCCAACCCACCGCATCATCCGGCGCCGCGCGGCCCGGTCCGGAGTCGCTGCTGTCCCTGGTGTTCCCCTCCGACCCGCAGGTCAGTCCGGACGGCACCCGCGCCGCGTTCGTCCTGACCCGCATCGAGGAGGACGACCCGCACAAGCCTGACGCGGCGTTCGCGAAGCCCCGTTACAAGTCGCAGATCTGGCTGGCGGACGCGCAGGGAACGCGAGTTCTGACGCGCGGTGAGGGCCGCGACGCCACTCCCCGCTGGTCCCCGGACGGGCAGACCCTGGCCTTCACCCGCCGGGTCGGGGAGGGCGCGCAGCTGCACCTGCTGCCCCTCTCGGGCGGCGAGGCGCAGGTCGTGACCCGCTTCCGGAACGGCGTCTCGGACCTGCAGTGGAGCCCGGACGGGCAGTACCTCGCCTTCACGAGCGCCGCCGACGACGAGGACAAACGCGACGAGCGCGGCGAGGCCCGCATCATCACGAAACCCCGCTACCGCTTCAACGGCCGCGACTGGCTGCCCGAAACGCCCGCGCGCCTCTACCGCCTGCACGTCCCCAGCGGCGACCTGCACGAGTGGCACGCGCCGGAGGTCGAGCTGGGCGGCGTGACCTGGCTGCCCGACAGCAGCGGCGTGCTGTTCATCGCCGCGACCGACGAACTGAGCGGCGCGCACTGGCAGCAGGAAGTCTGGCACCTGCCCCTGCACGGCACCCTGCGGCAGGTCACGCGCTGGGCGTCCGCCGTGAACGCCGTCATTCCCCACCCGGACGGGCAGCACTTCGCGCTGGTGGGCCGCCCCGCCGGGCAGGGCAACACCGAGCACACCCACCTGTACCTGCTGCCCCTGACCGGCGACGCCGCCCCCGTCCGGCTGGATGCCGGGCATGACCACCCGGTCGGGAACGGCGTCGGCGGCGACTGCCACGTGGGCGCCATGCCCGAAAAACCCGCATGGCTGGACGACCGCACCCTGCTGTTTTCCGCGACCGTGCGCGGCAGCTGCGGCCTGTTCACCGCCACCCTGGCCGCCGACGGCCAGTCCGGCACCGTGCAGGCCCACACGCACGACCCGCAGGGCGTCATCCCGGCCTTCACCGCGCGCGGCGGCGGCCTCGCCCTGATCCGCGAACGCGCCGACCGCTTCCCCGAGGTGATCCTGAACGGCCAGCCGGTCACGGACCTGCACGCGAACCTCCCCTTCCCGGCCCGCACCCCCGTGCGCGTGCCCTTCCCCACCGAACTCGGCGAGGGCGAGGGCTGGATCATCCTCCCCGACGGCACCCACCCTGTCCCCGCGATCCTCAGCATCCACGGCGGTCCGCACACCGACTACGGGCACGCCTTCACGCACGAATTCCAGCTGTACGCCGCGCGCGGACAGGCAGTGTGCTACAGCAACCCACGCGGCAGTCTCGGCTACGGACAGGCCTGGGTGGACGCCATCCACGGCCGCTGGGGCACCGTCGACGCCGACGACCTCCTCACCTTCTTCGACGCCTGCCTGGACACCCACCCCCGCCTCGACCGCACGCGGACCGCCGTCATGGGCGGCAGTTACGGCGGCTTCATGACCAACTGGCTCACCGCGCACACCACCCGCTTCCACGCCGCCATCACCGACCGCAGCATCTGCAACCTCCTGAGTTTCGGCGGTACCAGCGACATCGGCCTGCGCTTCTGGGACGACGAACTCGGCCTGAACTTCCACCGCCGCGCAGACGCCCTCAAGCTCTGGGACATGAGCCCCCTCCAGTACGTCGAGAACGTGAAGACCCCCACCCTGATCGTCCACTCGGTCCTCGACCACCGCTGCCCCATCGAACAGGCCGAACAGTGGTACGCCGCCCTCACCCTCCACGGCGTCCCCGTGCGCTTCGTGCGCTTCCCCGGCGAGGACCACGAACTCAACCGATCCGGCCGCCCCGACCGCCGCCTCACCCGCCTGACCGAATACCTGAACTGGCTCGACCACTACCTCGTGCCCAGCACCGCACCCGCCGAAACCGTCACCGCCTGA
- a CDS encoding pseudouridine-5'-phosphate glycosidase, which yields MIHDINPTVAAYLDIHPEVAAALAEGRAVVALESTIISHGMPFPQNVEMARGVEDVVRAHGAVPATIAVLGGRLKVGLTPEELHLLATDKGVEKISTRDLPVTVALGRHGATTVASTMRVAALAGIRVFATGGTGGVHRGAERSMDVSADLLELAQTDVCVVSAGVKSILDIGLTLEVLETHGIPALTLGSEEFPAFYSRQSGFRAPLTVATPEEAARVLKAKWDLGVSGGVMLANPIPEDAEIPASEITPQIEQALRDMDALGLKGKDTTPYLLGRMVEITGGRSLAANIALVRHNAMVAAQVAVAYAQLG from the coding sequence ATGATTCACGACATCAATCCGACCGTTGCCGCCTACCTGGACATTCACCCCGAAGTCGCCGCCGCGCTGGCGGAGGGGCGCGCGGTGGTGGCGCTGGAGAGCACGATCATCAGTCACGGCATGCCGTTCCCGCAGAACGTGGAGATGGCGCGCGGCGTGGAGGACGTGGTGCGCGCGCACGGCGCGGTGCCCGCGACGATCGCGGTGCTGGGGGGCCGCCTGAAGGTGGGCCTCACGCCCGAGGAACTGCACCTGCTGGCGACCGACAAGGGCGTCGAGAAGATCAGCACCCGCGACCTGCCGGTGACGGTGGCGCTGGGCAGGCACGGCGCGACGACGGTGGCGAGCACCATGCGCGTGGCGGCGCTGGCGGGCATCCGCGTGTTCGCCACGGGCGGCACCGGGGGCGTGCACCGCGGCGCGGAGCGCAGCATGGACGTCAGCGCGGACCTGCTGGAACTGGCGCAGACGGACGTGTGCGTGGTCAGCGCGGGCGTGAAGAGCATCCTGGACATCGGCCTGACGCTGGAGGTCCTCGAGACGCACGGCATTCCGGCCCTGACGCTGGGCAGTGAGGAGTTCCCGGCGTTCTACTCCCGCCAGAGCGGCTTCAGGGCGCCCCTGACGGTCGCCACGCCGGAGGAGGCCGCGCGGGTGCTGAAGGCGAAGTGGGATCTGGGCGTGTCGGGCGGCGTGATGCTCGCCAACCCCATCCCCGAGGACGCCGAGATTCCCGCCAGCGAGATCACCCCGCAGATCGAGCAGGCGCTGCGCGACATGGACGCCCTGGGCCTGAAGGGCAAGGACACCACCCCGTACCTGCTGGGCCGCATGGTGGAAATCACCGGGGGCCGCAGCCTCGCCGCGAACATCGCCCTCGTGCGCCACAACGCGATGGTGGCCGCGCAGGTGGCCGTCGCCTACGCTCAGCTGGGCTGA
- a CDS encoding CoA ester lyase: protein MKPLRSALYVPGDKPRAIEKARTLRADAIILDLEDAVAPEHKAQAREHVRDALRTPWHVPVLIRVNGLNTPWEHDDRELALTAGASGIVLPKVEDARTARDLSPGLPLWAMIETPQGVLNAPSIAAVPGVTALLVGTNDLARALRTQPHPDRTPLLHALGSVVLAARAHGKTPLDAVYNDIRDPQGFQRECQQGRALGFTGKTVIHPDQIEGANTAFGVTAQEAQAAQELIAAWEQARREGKSVATHRGALVEQMHVDEAQEVLALWGVTEG, encoded by the coding sequence ATGAAGCCCCTGCGCTCCGCGCTGTACGTGCCTGGCGACAAACCCCGCGCCATCGAGAAAGCCCGCACCCTCCGCGCCGACGCCATCATCCTCGACCTCGAAGACGCCGTCGCCCCCGAACACAAAGCCCAGGCCCGCGAACATGTCCGCGACGCCCTGCGCACCCCCTGGCACGTTCCCGTCCTGATCCGCGTCAACGGCCTGAACACCCCCTGGGAACACGACGACCGCGAACTCGCCCTCACCGCAGGCGCAAGCGGCATCGTCCTGCCCAAAGTCGAGGACGCCCGCACCGCCCGCGACCTCAGCCCCGGCCTGCCCCTCTGGGCCATGATCGAAACGCCCCAGGGCGTCCTGAACGCCCCCAGCATCGCCGCCGTGCCCGGCGTCACCGCCCTCCTGGTCGGCACGAACGACCTCGCCCGCGCCCTGCGCACCCAACCCCACCCGGACCGCACGCCCCTCCTGCACGCCCTGGGCAGCGTCGTCCTCGCCGCCCGCGCCCACGGCAAGACCCCCCTCGACGCTGTCTACAACGACATCCGCGACCCCCAAGGCTTCCAGCGCGAATGCCAGCAGGGCCGCGCCCTCGGCTTCACCGGCAAGACCGTCATCCACCCCGACCAGATCGAAGGCGCCAACACCGCCTTCGGCGTCACCGCCCAGGAAGCCCAGGCCGCGCAGGAGCTGATCGCCGCGTGGGAACAGGCCCGCCGCGAAGGAAAAAGCGTCGCCACGCACCGGGGCGCGCTGGTCGAGCAGATGCACGTAGACGAGGCGCAGGAGGTTCTGGCTCTGTGGGGGGTTACGGAGGGGTAG
- a CDS encoding RIO1 family regulatory kinase/ATPase, with protein sequence MIRRLTDRGYITGIVAELKSGKEATAYVARGPRGSVLVKLYRDLQARSFQNDQLYREGQVILDARAARAMQKRTRLGLEMLQQDWVLSEYAHLWTLWNAGLNVPEPLAGPHPTAYAETVPAVVMRLIGTEDHIAPRLSDAALTPAQARSAWEQSLQGMADLLRLGYAHGDYSTYNLLWWEDTVTIIDFPQLSTRQNPNFQTLLARDAQSLATSFRKHGIHADGTQVLRDVQRRALGPAPEPRLLLP encoded by the coding sequence GTGATCCGCCGCCTGACCGACCGCGGGTACATCACCGGGATTGTCGCGGAACTCAAGAGCGGCAAGGAAGCCACCGCGTACGTCGCCCGTGGCCCGCGCGGCAGCGTCCTCGTGAAGCTCTACCGCGACCTGCAGGCCCGGTCCTTCCAGAACGACCAGTTGTACCGCGAGGGGCAGGTCATCCTCGACGCCCGGGCCGCCAGGGCCATGCAGAAACGCACCCGCCTGGGCCTGGAGATGCTCCAGCAGGACTGGGTCCTGAGCGAGTACGCGCACCTGTGGACCCTCTGGAACGCCGGACTGAACGTCCCGGAACCCCTGGCCGGGCCGCACCCGACCGCCTACGCCGAAACGGTTCCCGCCGTCGTCATGCGCCTGATCGGCACCGAAGACCACATCGCCCCGCGCCTCAGCGACGCCGCACTGACCCCCGCGCAGGCCCGGAGTGCCTGGGAGCAGAGCCTGCAGGGCATGGCCGACCTGCTCCGGCTCGGGTACGCGCACGGCGATTACAGCACCTACAACCTTCTCTGGTGGGAGGACACCGTGACCATCATCGACTTTCCGCAACTCTCGACCCGTCAGAACCCCAACTTCCAGACCCTGCTGGCCCGCGACGCGCAGAGCCTCGCCACCAGCTTCCGCAAACACGGCATTCACGCCGACGGCACGCAGGTCCTGCGGGACGTGCAGCGCCGCGCGCTGGGCCCCGCCCCCGAACCCCGCCTGCTGCTGCCGTAG
- a CDS encoding putative bifunctional diguanylate cyclase/phosphodiesterase, whose translation MRRTDLSPVAPLPEAWRQSMLLVLPALVLFTGLLQVFSRHDAWDRTYDLPLNLILLALLTGIWLGTARRWTSQTTLALALLLSCAAFLTVKLALLAWVVHDPAVLVCELLETMVWLPTLFLWRLVADTPRSMIHTLNALLGSVVCLSMVILAAPLLRGETLQPDVIRALLHLNLSAAVTLHLTSLFMRRHEDLGQRRGEQNALRTLTGTDLLTGLPGRTRLQEDLRLMTQPGAGPFALLHVDVDGFKIVNATLGHPAGDTLLRVLSRELERLSGPQAQVYRLSGDEFVVLLPGVTPEQADWIGQVLLHEAAIEPSAQVGVETTLSIGLTLYPHDSSDPDELLRHADSALFAVKRAGRRRLRRYHPEQDALTERAQLLARELGGALSRQELTLVFQPVYRLSDHRIVKAEALLRWTHPSLGRVSPAEFIPVAERSGLITPIGTWVLNEACRAALAWPDLTISVNVSAVQLLQFEFRATVQAALTRSGLPPVRLELELTETAVLYEDTRTARALHELREMGVKISIDDFGSGYSNLMRLRTLPITGVKLDRSITADLTDPAAAQFAQALTLAVAGIARNLGADVTAEGIETPAHLQAVRQLRCQLGQGYGLALPMPAADLTERLTRPITSPEGWPDPARLIH comes from the coding sequence ATGCGTCGCACCGATCTCTCCCCCGTCGCGCCGCTGCCGGAAGCGTGGCGGCAATCCATGCTGCTGGTCCTGCCGGCCCTCGTGCTGTTCACCGGGCTGCTGCAGGTGTTCTCCCGTCACGACGCCTGGGACCGGACCTACGACCTGCCGCTGAACCTGATCCTGCTGGCCCTGCTGACCGGCATCTGGCTGGGCACGGCGCGCCGCTGGACGAGTCAGACCACGCTGGCACTGGCACTGCTGCTCAGCTGCGCCGCGTTCCTGACCGTGAAACTGGCCCTGCTCGCCTGGGTGGTTCACGATCCGGCCGTGCTGGTCTGCGAACTGCTCGAGACCATGGTGTGGCTTCCAACCCTGTTCCTGTGGCGACTGGTGGCGGACACCCCCCGCTCCATGATCCACACCCTGAACGCCCTGCTCGGCAGCGTGGTGTGCCTGAGCATGGTGATTCTGGCCGCGCCGCTGCTGCGCGGCGAGACGCTGCAGCCCGACGTGATCCGGGCGCTGCTGCACCTGAACCTCTCCGCGGCCGTGACACTTCACCTGACGTCACTGTTCATGCGGCGGCACGAGGACCTGGGGCAGCGGCGCGGCGAGCAGAACGCCCTGCGCACCCTGACCGGCACGGACCTGCTGACCGGCCTGCCGGGCCGCACGCGCCTGCAGGAAGACCTGCGGCTCATGACGCAGCCCGGCGCGGGACCGTTCGCGCTGCTGCACGTGGACGTGGACGGCTTCAAGATCGTGAACGCCACGCTGGGCCACCCGGCGGGCGACACGCTGCTGCGCGTACTGAGCCGCGAACTCGAACGGCTCAGCGGACCGCAGGCGCAGGTGTACCGCCTGAGCGGCGACGAGTTCGTGGTGCTGCTGCCCGGCGTGACGCCCGAACAGGCCGACTGGATCGGCCAGGTCCTGCTGCACGAGGCGGCCATCGAACCGAGCGCACAGGTGGGTGTGGAAACCACCCTGAGTATCGGCCTGACCCTGTACCCGCATGATTCCAGCGACCCGGACGAACTGCTGCGGCATGCCGACAGCGCCCTGTTCGCCGTGAAACGCGCCGGACGCCGCCGCCTGCGCCGCTACCATCCCGAGCAGGACGCCCTGACCGAACGCGCGCAGCTGCTGGCGCGGGAACTGGGCGGCGCGCTGTCCCGGCAGGAACTCACGCTGGTGTTCCAGCCGGTCTACCGCCTGTCGGACCACCGGATCGTGAAGGCCGAGGCGCTGCTCCGCTGGACGCACCCCAGCCTGGGCCGCGTATCGCCAGCCGAGTTCATTCCGGTGGCGGAACGCAGCGGCCTGATCACCCCGATCGGCACCTGGGTCCTGAACGAGGCGTGCCGCGCCGCGCTGGCCTGGCCGGACCTGACCATCAGCGTGAACGTCAGCGCCGTGCAACTGTTGCAGTTCGAGTTCCGCGCCACGGTGCAGGCCGCCCTGACCCGCAGCGGCCTGCCGCCGGTCCGCCTGGAACTGGAACTGACGGAAACGGCGGTCCTGTACGAGGACACCCGCACTGCCCGCGCGCTGCACGAACTGCGCGAGATGGGTGTGAAGATCAGCATCGACGACTTCGGGTCCGGGTACTCGAACCTGATGCGGCTGCGGACCCTGCCGATCACCGGGGTCAAACTCGACCGGTCCATCACCGCCGACCTGACCGACCCGGCGGCCGCGCAGTTCGCGCAGGCCCTCACGCTGGCCGTGGCGGGCATCGCCCGGAACCTGGGCGCGGACGTGACCGCCGAGGGCATCGAGACGCCCGCGCACCTCCAGGCGGTCCGGCAGCTGCGCTGTCAGCTGGGCCAGGGGTACGGACTGGCCCTGCCCATGCCCGCCGCGGACCTCACGGAACGCCTGACGCGCCCCATCACCTCCCCCGAGGGGTGGCCGGACCCGGCCCGCCTGATTCACTGA
- a CDS encoding M20 family metallopeptidase, whose product MGGMSESTLPDLKAMQADLHTLASIESPSGDPVAIQRVMDVVEGWARDLGAETHALGGGTRVFRFGVHPAGSEQPVLILTHADTVWPHGTLDSMPLRVDGERLYGPGTYDMKAGIVGLFHALRALRGEWPRGGAVVLLSPDEEIGSLSSRVHIEQAAHAARVALVVEPPVADTHALKTGRKGTGDFCLTFTGVASHAGNKPEEGASAITAAAQAILDLQALARPAEGTTVSVGLIQGGSAVNVIPAHCTLHVDLRVSTLAEAERVAAAVRAWTPRDPRVTVQVVGGLNRPPFEQSPGTLALYEQARGIALDLGFDLPSAVVGGGSDGNFTAPIIPTLDGLGAPGDGAHAAHEHVRLDRWSDHVRLLTRLLREV is encoded by the coding sequence ATGGGCGGCATGTCCGAATCCACCCTGCCCGACCTGAAAGCCATGCAGGCCGACCTGCACACCCTGGCGAGCATCGAGAGTCCATCCGGGGATCCGGTCGCCATCCAGCGCGTCATGGACGTGGTGGAGGGCTGGGCCCGCGACCTGGGCGCCGAGACGCACGCCCTGGGGGGCGGCACCCGCGTCTTCCGCTTCGGCGTGCACCCTGCGGGCAGCGAACAACCCGTGCTGATCCTCACGCACGCCGACACTGTCTGGCCGCACGGAACGCTGGATTCCATGCCGCTGCGCGTGGACGGCGAGCGCCTGTACGGCCCCGGCACGTACGACATGAAGGCCGGCATCGTGGGGCTGTTCCACGCGCTGCGCGCCCTGCGGGGCGAGTGGCCGCGCGGGGGCGCCGTGGTGCTGCTCTCCCCGGACGAGGAGATCGGCAGTCTCAGCAGCCGCGTGCACATCGAGCAGGCCGCGCACGCCGCGCGGGTCGCGCTGGTCGTCGAGCCGCCCGTCGCGGACACGCACGCCCTGAAGACCGGCCGCAAGGGAACCGGCGACTTCTGCCTGACCTTCACGGGCGTCGCCAGCCACGCCGGCAACAAACCCGAGGAGGGAGCGAGTGCCATCACGGCCGCCGCGCAGGCCATCCTGGACCTTCAGGCGCTCGCCCGGCCCGCCGAGGGCACCACCGTCAGCGTCGGCCTGATCCAGGGGGGCAGCGCCGTGAACGTCATTCCCGCCCACTGCACGCTGCACGTCGACCTGCGCGTCAGCACCCTCGCGGAGGCCGAACGGGTGGCCGCCGCCGTGCGCGCCTGGACGCCCCGCGACCCGCGCGTGACCGTGCAGGTCGTCGGCGGCCTGAACCGCCCGCCCTTCGAGCAGAGCCCCGGGACGCTGGCACTCTACGAGCAGGCGCGCGGCATCGCCCTGGACCTGGGCTTCGACCTGCCCAGCGCCGTCGTGGGTGGCGGCAGCGACGGGAATTTCACCGCGCCGATCATCCCCACCCTGGACGGCCTGGGCGCACCGGGAGACGGCGCCCACGCCGCACACGAACACGTGCGCCTGGACCGCTGGTCCGACCACGTGCGCCTGCTGACCCGCCTGCTGCGCGAAGTCTGA
- a CDS encoding VOC family protein, whose amino-acid sequence MRILETCLYVDDLDRAEQFYTQLLGLTLHSRVPGRHLFYRLSGSMLLIFDPRASAQPGDVPPHAGQPGAHACLTLDPTQTDAWEARLRAAGLTVTRYAWGDRGESLYFHDPAGNLLELAPPRIWGLDAPGVLP is encoded by the coding sequence ATGCGGATCCTGGAAACCTGCCTGTACGTGGACGACCTCGACCGGGCCGAGCAGTTCTACACCCAGCTGCTCGGCCTGACCCTGCACAGCCGCGTGCCGGGCCGGCACCTGTTCTACCGCCTGAGCGGCAGCATGCTCCTGATCTTCGACCCGCGCGCCAGTGCCCAGCCGGGCGACGTACCCCCGCACGCCGGACAGCCCGGCGCGCACGCCTGCCTGACCCTCGACCCCACCCAGACGGACGCCTGGGAGGCCCGGCTGCGGGCCGCCGGCCTGACCGTCACCCGTTACGCCTGGGGTGACCGGGGCGAGAGCCTGTACTTTCACGACCCCGCCGGGAACCTGCTGGAACTCGCGCCACCCCGCATCTGGGGACTCGACGCGCCCGGCGTATTACCGTGA